In a genomic window of Alkalihalobacillus sp. TS-13:
- a CDS encoding TOMM precursor leader peptide-binding protein: MVSTVLVVGHGTLADNVCEKLSRTYKIIRLAAVERDVPETTELVLVLHDTWVPSVHQQAEDVYRGLRISWLRGFLSFGEGIIGPLVQPDQPGCSYCADTRLLIAGHEKEEMWDLREKRLAQQDSFQPDAWASNSALLQMTHLIEAEAKKVLEGEKPQSTDHIYLINLKTMDGKWRFILPEAVCPVCSKLPDDSETAAQITLKPSPKVSPDSFRCRQMDELQKVLANDYLDTRTGMMNRKMYDSVTLFADVIVNLPLFNRSEGTAGRTHSYELSESTAILEALERSCGLGVRGKRTLIRDSYRNLGGKALHPLKIGVHEDDVYAKSDFPYVKFDPDNEMNWVWGHSFLQDRPILVPELLAYYSMGCGDGFVYETSNGCALGGTLEEAIFYGIMEVIERDAFLMTWYAQLNLPRLDPMSAGDKELKLMVEQMREIGGYELYLYNATLEHGIPSVWAMVKNRKQRGMNLLCAAGAHLDPLRAAKSAVYELAGMVMSFEEKFESGKSEYLELYQDSSLVKSMDDHAMLYGLKEAEERLQFLLDENRRTQTFDEAFNWKHRHSDLTDDLTDVLDVFKKLELEVIVVDQTTPEIRRNDLQCVKVLIPGMLPMTFGNDFKRVKGLERVLTVPAELGYYKEQLTYDQLNPKPHPFP, from the coding sequence ATTGTGAGTACTGTGCTTGTCGTCGGACATGGAACGCTTGCGGACAATGTCTGTGAAAAACTTTCACGGACTTACAAAATCATACGTCTTGCTGCTGTCGAAAGGGATGTGCCGGAAACGACCGAGCTTGTTCTCGTTTTACATGATACGTGGGTCCCGTCAGTTCACCAACAAGCAGAGGACGTGTACCGTGGCCTGCGCATCTCCTGGTTGCGGGGATTCCTATCATTCGGTGAAGGGATTATCGGACCGCTCGTCCAGCCGGATCAGCCAGGATGCTCCTATTGCGCGGATACACGCCTCTTGATCGCAGGACATGAGAAAGAAGAGATGTGGGATCTGAGGGAAAAACGGTTAGCGCAACAAGACAGCTTTCAGCCTGATGCCTGGGCTTCCAACTCAGCCCTCCTGCAAATGACGCATTTGATTGAGGCAGAAGCAAAAAAAGTACTTGAAGGGGAGAAACCGCAATCCACTGACCATATTTATCTGATCAACCTGAAAACAATGGATGGCAAGTGGCGGTTTATTTTACCTGAGGCTGTATGTCCTGTTTGCAGCAAGCTCCCGGACGATTCAGAGACAGCAGCCCAGATCACGTTGAAACCGAGTCCGAAAGTAAGTCCGGACAGTTTCCGATGCCGACAGATGGATGAATTGCAAAAGGTGCTCGCAAACGATTACCTCGACACTCGTACTGGAATGATGAACCGGAAGATGTACGACTCCGTGACGTTGTTTGCAGATGTCATCGTCAATCTGCCGCTGTTCAATCGGAGTGAAGGGACTGCCGGCAGGACACATTCTTACGAACTAAGTGAATCGACTGCGATTTTAGAAGCATTGGAACGCTCTTGCGGACTCGGTGTTCGCGGAAAAAGGACCCTCATCAGAGACAGCTATCGCAACCTTGGAGGAAAAGCGCTTCATCCTTTGAAGATTGGTGTCCACGAAGATGATGTGTATGCAAAATCCGATTTCCCATACGTGAAGTTCGATCCTGACAACGAGATGAACTGGGTGTGGGGACACTCGTTTTTACAAGATCGACCTATCCTTGTTCCTGAACTGCTGGCCTATTACAGCATGGGGTGTGGGGATGGTTTTGTCTATGAAACCTCGAATGGGTGCGCGCTCGGCGGTACGCTTGAAGAAGCGATTTTTTACGGAATCATGGAAGTCATTGAGCGGGATGCTTTCCTCATGACCTGGTACGCTCAGCTTAATCTGCCGCGGTTGGATCCTATGTCCGCAGGAGACAAGGAACTGAAGCTTATGGTCGAACAGATGCGAGAGATCGGTGGATATGAGCTGTACCTATACAACGCGACGCTGGAGCATGGGATCCCGAGTGTGTGGGCGATGGTCAAGAACCGAAAACAAAGGGGGATGAACCTCCTTTGTGCAGCTGGTGCCCATCTCGATCCCCTAAGGGCGGCGAAGAGTGCGGTGTACGAACTCGCTGGCATGGTGATGTCGTTTGAGGAAAAATTCGAATCGGGCAAGTCGGAATATCTCGAACTGTACCAGGATTCCTCCCTTGTTAAAAGTATGGATGATCACGCAATGCTGTACGGGTTAAAAGAGGCAGAAGAGCGACTTCAATTTTTACTGGATGAAAACCGGCGGACCCAAACATTTGATGAGGCGTTCAACTGGAAACATCGTCACTCAGATCTGACTGATGATCTAACGGATGTTCTTGACGTATTCAAGAAATTGGAGCTCGAGGTCATTGTGGTAGACCAGACGACACCAGAAATAAGGCGTAACGATTTGCAATGTGTCAAAGTCTTGATTCCGGGCATGCTGCCGATGACGTTCGGCAATGACTTTAAAAGGGTGAAAGGCTTAGAGCGTGTGTTGACGGTACCGGCGGAGCTCGGCTATTACAAGGAGCAGCTTACGTACGATCAGCTCAACCCAAAACCGCATCCGTTTCCATAA
- a CDS encoding putative thiazole-containing bacteriocin maturation protein, whose protein sequence is MMKLSPSMRLKVNRDTFFSPDAKDSVYFRNNSGSFRMQGKSINQWVEKLLPMYSGDFSLRDMTDGLPEPYRDRVYEITETLYKNGFLRDLSQDSPHDLKEEILKKYSSQIEFLNSSGGSGAYRFQEYRKANVLAIGAGPIFLSLVSALLESGLPTFHTMITGSMPTNRKRLSELTVQARKTDPEVALSTISQAERGISWHDLIEPFDCVLYVSQQGEVEELCTIQSACRNGKKMFIPAVSLDGFGIAGPVVHSGSEVGWETAWQSIHHTVFEKAQRSDSSSSTAGAMLANICAFELFKKITEVTGTDRHQFYLLDLFTLDGKWHPFLPQPNTRERIEWMDEEEIFEKQNRDTNLFLSFSQLTSEVSGVFHRWIERDLNQIPLSQCEIQVVDPLSEGPAELLPAQICIGLTHEEARREAGLTGLERYGERFIEKLQMQDRAEKFVGIGAGETPAEGVFRAVQKCLLEELQTRTENPRVSRVSLTKVTDQHCQYYLKVLKTMDREPEIYFGRETAGFPVIWIKVKNRWYGSTGLNPTIALRNTLQHAVMKGQNKETNLATQVIELSQVSVQEIAPVEIEIWPSEMVESLQNGLETLQKNRRKLDVFRLPMEPLLKKEQAVMVGVMLRKEAPLL, encoded by the coding sequence ATGATGAAATTGAGCCCTTCGATGCGTTTGAAAGTGAATAGGGATACTTTTTTCTCCCCTGATGCGAAGGACAGCGTGTATTTCCGAAACAATTCGGGATCCTTCAGGATGCAAGGGAAGTCAATCAATCAGTGGGTTGAAAAATTGCTCCCGATGTACAGCGGGGATTTTTCATTAAGGGACATGACGGACGGCTTGCCCGAGCCTTACAGGGACCGGGTCTATGAAATTACTGAAACGCTGTATAAGAACGGATTCCTGCGGGACCTTAGCCAGGATAGTCCTCATGATTTGAAGGAGGAGATTTTAAAAAAGTATTCGTCCCAGATCGAGTTTCTGAACAGTTCCGGCGGTTCAGGTGCGTATCGTTTCCAAGAATACCGGAAAGCGAACGTGCTGGCAATCGGTGCCGGACCGATTTTTTTATCTCTGGTTTCGGCATTGCTTGAATCGGGATTGCCGACATTCCATACGATGATCACGGGCTCCATGCCTACGAATCGGAAACGGTTATCTGAACTTACTGTGCAAGCTCGGAAAACCGATCCCGAGGTAGCGCTCAGCACGATCTCCCAGGCTGAGAGGGGAATTTCATGGCATGATCTCATTGAACCCTTCGACTGTGTTTTATATGTTTCTCAACAAGGTGAAGTAGAGGAGCTCTGCACGATCCAATCGGCGTGCCGCAATGGGAAGAAAATGTTCATCCCGGCAGTGTCCCTTGACGGATTCGGGATTGCCGGTCCAGTCGTCCATTCAGGTTCTGAAGTAGGTTGGGAGACTGCGTGGCAAAGCATTCATCACACTGTTTTTGAAAAAGCACAGCGATCGGATTCATCCTCCTCAACAGCCGGAGCGATGCTAGCCAACATTTGCGCATTTGAACTGTTTAAAAAAATCACGGAGGTTACAGGGACGGACCGCCATCAATTCTACCTTTTGGATTTGTTCACGCTGGATGGGAAATGGCATCCTTTTCTGCCGCAGCCAAACACCCGAGAACGGATCGAGTGGATGGATGAAGAGGAGATTTTTGAAAAACAGAATAGGGATACGAATTTATTCTTGAGCTTCAGTCAGTTGACCTCGGAGGTCTCAGGCGTTTTTCACCGCTGGATAGAAAGAGATTTGAATCAGATCCCACTTTCACAGTGCGAAATCCAAGTAGTCGACCCGCTTTCAGAGGGTCCTGCAGAACTTTTACCTGCACAAATCTGCATCGGGCTGACACATGAGGAAGCACGTCGAGAAGCTGGCCTCACGGGACTGGAAAGGTATGGAGAGAGGTTCATTGAAAAACTGCAGATGCAAGACCGAGCCGAAAAGTTCGTCGGAATCGGTGCTGGTGAAACGCCTGCGGAGGGCGTTTTCCGTGCTGTGCAAAAATGCTTGCTTGAGGAACTGCAAACACGCACAGAAAATCCCAGGGTCTCCCGTGTGAGTTTGACTAAAGTTACTGATCAGCATTGCCAGTATTATTTGAAGGTACTGAAAACGATGGACAGAGAACCAGAAATCTATTTTGGGAGAGAAACTGCGGGATTCCCAGTTATTTGGATCAAGGTGAAAAACCGCTGGTATGGTAGCACCGGTCTGAATCCGACGATCGCCCTCCGCAATACGCTTCAACATGCGGTGATGAAGGGACAGAACAAGGAGACGAACCTGGCAACGCAGGTCATTGAGCTATCACAAGTATCTGTTCAGGAAATAGCCCCAGTGGAAATTGAGATCTGGCCATCAGAAATGGTAGAAAGTCTTCAGAATGGATTAGAAACACTACAGAAAAATCGCCGCAAACTTGACGTATTCAGATTACCGATGGAACCGCTGTTGAAAAAAGAGCAGGCAGTCATGGTCGGCGTCATGCTGAGAAAGGAGGCGCCATTATTGTGA